The Nicotiana tomentosiformis chromosome 2, ASM39032v3, whole genome shotgun sequence genome includes the window TAACCTCATTTTCATATTACAAACACAAATTGTGCTTCAACACTTGAAACAACGAGAAAGCTTAAATTCCATAACCAGATATAGGCATATAAATTAAATTCATTAAATTATAACATCTAGTTTTGGAGTCCGAgatgattgattgattgattgttgAAGCTGTACCTCCATTAATCAGGGGAAAAGAGAACTTGAGGTTATAAAGTCAATAAAGCCTTCCCTTTCAATACATCGTTGTTCGTAAATGTTCAACATAAGACACTGACACTTACTTTGAGGCCCCCAACTGAGAAGATAACAAATGATGCACAGGATTATCATGATCTCTAGCAGTATATACTCGCATAAACCGGATCATGCTCCCATGCATGCAGGTTTTTATTTTGAGAACCAAGAAATCCACGAGGGCCATGAAACACAGTTTGAAACTCGGTGGATAAATGGCCTGCCCTCTACCTTTTCCACTTAAATACCACGCTTATGTCTGTAGTATGGTTCAAACCCGTGACGTGCGCCTAATCCACACATCACGGTTGCACTCTTACCACTAGAGTAAAGCCCTGGGATGCATGCAGATTTTGGTCATCAAAGATAAACAAGCAGCAAAAAACAACAGACAAACAGGCACAAACATCATATGGAGCAACCATGCTGAATCACACAGATATCCATCTTGCTGATCAAATaactatttttttatatttggcAATGAGTAACATACGAGTACAACTGCTTCATCTTCAATGGTATTTTTGACTGCCCTTAGTCCATCACGGACTGCATCCTTGATTTGAGCTATTGTGTGATCATTAGGCCCTGTATAGAAAACAGCACTGCAGGTTAAGATCTACTGCTCCAGCTCACGATGATGATAAGCATCACGAGAACCAACAATACAATTAATCAGCAAAATGGTTTAACAATTAATAAGCACCTAAGAGTACCTTTGATAAGAATAGTACAGGAATGAGGATTTTTGACATTTTCTACAAAGGTATACTTCTCTTCACCAAGAACATGCTCATAGACCAGCCCAGCCCAGCCAAGGCAATCAGGAGTTAGGTCATCAACAGAGTTAACTGCCTCCCCGCCACAAGCCAAAACCAAACGTTCCATATTTCTCCTCTTTGCCCTTCGAAGTGCGATTATCTAGAACATGAAACAAGTATGATTACATAAAATGTTCTGGAAAGTCGAAAGAAGACAAGTCTTTATGTTCATGTCATACATTTATGTCATGCAATCTCCAGTTTGACTGTTCAAATTGCAATCTATAGTTTTGAGGGGAAAAATACTTTGGGAAAGAAGATCCATAAGTACTGAATGGTACAATGCCCAGACAGAATGAAAATTTTCCATTGTGAGTTGTGATAATGCATTAAAGAGAGGTGTCAAACTCTACCCTTTATTATTTAAGCAAAAGAGGAAATTACTAAAAATAAGAGCTAAAGGTGTAAAAACTTGCATTTGCATTTGCATGCGGGTGCTTGAGCACAGTGCATTTTAGGAAACCTTGGGTAAAACGTCACTAAATAAAAATAGCCTCAATATTTCAACCAACTCAAGCTGTTGTACATGATAAAATGGAGAGAGAGCTTATTGCATATGTTCTCATGGATCCTTTGATTGAGTCCTGAAAGCAAATGATCTGAAAAGGCACAGAACTTATGCAATAAAAGCGAGAGCTCATTGCATATTGCTCTCACGGAACCTTTTTTTGAGTGTTGAAAACAAATGATTTGAGAAGGCACAAAGCTAATGCAATAAATCAGTTCTGAATTTCtaacaaagaaaaagagaagagacAAGCAAGCCCCATCCAACTGCTCCATTGTCCTAAGCAGTTCATAATAGAGCTCCACAAGTTTCAAATATCTTTTTATCTTTTCATACAGAGAATTGGAGTCTTTCGGATCTATTCGAGCATTTTATTTCCACTAAGCCCGTCCCCTTACCTTTTTTCTGTACGGCTAACAAAGGAAGAAAAGAGAGGAATAAAGGGGTTGTAAGCAGTTCCGTATTTTATCAAAACAAGCCCAAGTTGTATAGGCATAACCAAACATACTAATTAGTTCACAAAATGCTCGCACAGCAACCAGAGAAACCAAAATGGAAAAGGCTGCATGCTTGGTAGACTGAATGAATCAGCTAGCAAATTCACTACAAACTGAATAAAGAGAGCAAAGACAACTTACTCCTGCCCGAGCAAGAATGTCAAGAGATGGAGGATCAATCCCCTTCTGATTGATGATAACAAAATTGTTGTCATTTCCAGCGCAGACCTGCAGGGAACCAGCAGCATTGAATGTTATAAAGATTTTGTTACACTAATATAGAGCAATGCCAAATAGCCACCTGCACAGCATACCTTGTTCTTTAGGTCAATTATCTTTTGCACCCTCTCATCAACAGAACGCCTTTCTGCAGCAACCATTGCCTCTCTCTGCTCTGCATTTGAATAGAAAAATCCTGCATTTACTTCACTGAGAAAGAGAAGATTGATCAATGGTATGAACTCATCAAGACCAAGTAAACTTAAGCAATGTGAATCTGGATGAACACTATTACCTCTTCTCGTATTCAAGAGAGACATTACAAGTCATAATGTAACAGTTCTCTGCCCGCCTTTTCATGTCTGGATGTCTTGAACCATGATCAAGTACAAGACCCTCAACCTAAAAGCAGCAAAATCAATGAGGTGGCATATTAAACATTAGCATGACTTTTATCTGACACCTCCCACGCCCTGGGCAAAaggaggaaagaaaaaaaaaacaaaagtttCTTCTTCATCTGGCAGCACGAAATATCATGCAGAAGTGAGGCAAGTGAATCCACATCTAGGCATTTTGGCATACTTAGTGAAATGTACATGGCTGCATGCAATAAATAAGCATTACACCATCTCTTTCCTTAACCCACATGCTAATGTCTCTTCAAGACCTCCAACATGGTTAGAATATTCgtcagctcatttcatattctGGTCAATTAACCCAAGGTTTATTTATACATGCATCTTTCACTTTCTATGACTATCATTAGGTGTGTTAggttaatttttcactttctctACCCTAATCGGACCGACCTACTTTTTTTCGAATAAGGCCAGTCATACTTTCCTTCCGCACCATCCTAGATAAAATTCAACTTTTAAAAACTAAAGAAGTGTAATCTCAGAGTAAAATTATTTTCGTACACAGCATTCTTTATTTTACCATCACCTAAACTTAGAAAGAGGTACATTAAACTCGTTTTCATgcatttaaaattttatttgaaaagtaGTATCTGCTTCGGAATCGCCAATAATTTTGAAGTTTGCAACTCTGATTCCAGTCCAAGAGTTTAAGACTAATCAGAATAGGATGTTCATTATTCTGCTCAGTGTTGTTATCATTGTCAATATCTGACAACTATTTTCACTATTCATAGAAATGTCAATCAAATTGTAGAAAGGCCAAGAGTAGCATTCCACATACCAAACGAGTGTCCACATCAAACTTGTGACGCATGTGCATTATCTCAACCATAAAAAGATCAATAGCTTCTTCAGGCTTGCGAATGCAGAGCACCTATCACACAAAGTTGCAAAGTATGTAATGAAGGATGATACCAAAAAACAACCAATATAGTTCATCATGCATCATTGCAAAAGGAAAATCGTCAGAACATTAAATCTTAGGCGTATCTCTCCCCTACTACAGGACTTATGCCGAATAGATCAATAAAAGAATTCTGTCCCTTCAGAGACCACCGATCCATCTAACTTTCAGACATGATAGATATCAGCATCGGCCGGTCCCTCTTCCCCAGGACACCATGTCTCAAAGAGGATATAAAACCTGACCAAATAAAAGGACCAAATATTTTGATGGCTAATAAGAATGGATGCTCACAGCATTAGCAACAATGTCAGTTAGCTGATCAGCCAGTGCTTCATACAACTGCGCCAAAACAATAAATTGGCATTAGCACCAGTGGGAAAGGAAGAGCATATCAACAGCAGAAACAAAATCTATAAAATTAAAATTGCGGAAGAAACCTTTGTTCTCAATGTCGTTCTTGCAACCATCTTCAATATCTCTTTATCTGGCTCATTACCCATCACTACAGGAGTCTTAAATTTTTCAAGAAATTGTAGAGTTGCTCTTTTTGCAATTTCAAAACCATCAACTAGCACACGAGGATGCATCCCTGCAAGAAAAGGACAAGCATTGGTAACCTAAATTAACCCAAAACAGATAGCAGATACTTACGCATAAGATTTCTAAAGGATCCTACAAGTAATACTGTCACTGAAATAGTATGTAAAAAAGAATGAATCTTTCATTGAATGTTTTTCCCTTTCtgaaaatttttctttttatttcttcttttcttatAATGAGGGTGAAGCTCAGACATATATGTGTTGGAAACGGAGTACATTTCTAGACCTTAAAAATAAGGTCTCATAATGAGCTGAGAAAAAATGTTATCATCATCATAGTCGCCCTACTTCTGAGAGTTGGTCTCTTTCAATTattttcattcttttttaaaGGAGGAGTGCATAAACCATCATAAGCTCGAGGGCTATTTTCATGAACAAGAGTAGCAAAGTTCcgtgttttatttttcttttaaatgtGTAGAACGCATCAAAAGAATAGCAATAAAGTTGCTTGGAAAAGTAAATAATATATGGCAAACCTTCATCTATGCATCGTTCAGATTGTTTCATGAGCTCCCCAATGAAAAGCACAGTAGATGTAGTACCATCCCCACTAGTATCATCTTGAGCTACAGCAGTCCTAGCAATCATTATTGCAGTTGGGTTCTGAATTTGCTGCAGTTTTAAGTAAAAAAAGGACATTAAAATCAATTACCTAGGAGCAACAACAATTATCTTCCACTTATCCTCCACAAGGATAAAATCTTatcttcaaaataaatattataaatttAGCCACATTAACGGAGTCACCAGTGATATGCTCACATGGCTAAGACAAGCTTTGCTTCTTAAGAAGTTCATAGATCTTGTCACAAGACCTAGTTTCCACTTCCATGAAAAGATTTAAATATTGATCTTGACTTCTGCGAACACAAAATAGAAACATTGACGCCTTAATACCAAACTAGTTGGGGTTGGCTATATGAAGTCTATATCTATTCCGCTCCTTTTGAGCCCATTTCACTTCAGTACCCACTActcaataatttttcttttaaCACAAATAGGAATTCTCTAAACTCCAGACGTATCTCTGCATCAACATGCAAATCCGTAAACAAATTTTCAGGACACTGCCAAGTGACAACATTAATACTGAATATCAGACACCACAAACAGCATGAACTCAACCTGTTTGATAACGTAAGGCAAAAGCAAGAAGCAAAATacccaaaaacaaaaaagaatgcATCTAAAGGCCAAAAAGAAACCTTGGGCCTAAGTCGACCACGAGGATTAGCTAAAATGGTGAGTATTGCCTACGACCATACAAGGAGACAACAACTCATacacttaggggtcgtttggtagaatgcattagagaaaataatgcatgcattagctttgGGTATTATTAATCCCTTGCTTGGTACATTTTTTTCAATCTATGTAttactaatgcaagtattagttatacaacctatttggtattatcctatgtataactaatacatagcAAATCATGGTATTAGCAATACCaaggctattaatgcatgcattagcatggTTAAAAATAAAATTGTCCTTAAAGTTTCTTAAAGCTAaagaatatggagggcatttttgtacacaactaattttcttaaaaattatacaatgaattttaatttttatacatCACACCAAACAATAGATAAGAAATAATCTCTGCATAACCCATGCTTGCATACTTACCGCTGCATTACTAATCcttgcattactaatacaccttattcagcactattcttatacacctcaccaaacgaccccttaaagcAATGTGGAATTCTAACAGCCCCATCATACCCAAGACTAGCCATGTGGAGCTTGGAGTTAACATGGGTGCCCAAACAAGTAGCCAAACATCATGAATAAGTCCGGCGGTGATACTTAGAGGTGGACGGATCTCTGGTGTAACCTATGGGTTCCCCTATGGGTTCAGGAGAACCCGGTATCTTTTGCCAAAACCCTATATGTGCATTTAAAAATCCactatatatgtataaatatttaactGTGAAAAcagttattattgtatattaactaGAGGTCAATTGAGGTCAAGGTCGTGATAGGAATCCATAAACTTCAAAAACGTGGATTCACTTTTGGTGATACTATGTTGGCAAAATGCACTTTGGGCCTAGCTCATCATTTGCACCACATAGTCTTACTTTTTACGAATTTACCCCCTAACCTAGTCATTTCTTTGTAAAGTCATGAAATTGAAGGGAACTGAAATCACATAATGCTTGAGGAAAGGAAGAACTGACCATCTCTTTCAACAATGTGTTACCATCCTTAGTAAGCTTAATATCACCGGCACCGCCAACAAGCCTGTCGTCAAACAAAAAAATAAAGCCTCTAATAAATATGAAGATGAAATCAACGCCAAAAAAAAAGGAGTGTGTGTAACTGACATCTTGATGGTGCCTTTAGGGCCGAGATTGGTTTTGAGAACATCCTGTAAACCCTTGGCGGCGTTGATGTTCATGTGAAGCGCCGCAGATTTGTTGAGAACCTCTGCATTTGGATTCAGTACCTTTACAGACATCTTCAGTTATTTGCAATGCGAGAAAATACAGATCGCGGGAGAGTTTAAAGAGAAAGAGAAGAAGTAGGCAAGTGTGGTAAGAGTTTGTTTCTCAACTGTGAGGGCTGGGTTTAAGGGCTTACTCCAAgggttcttctttttcttttttcttttttcttttttcttttttcttttttccttttttttatttttattttggagTGAGTAACTCGACCGATCTGGCCGGTTTAACACTTAATGGACCGCCCGGAATTACCATTTCCCTCGTACTCAgataattaaaagaaaaattagtATCCTGTAACAAAACATAAAAGGAATTGGCAATTTTTTAGCTTTATATTAAGTTTGGCAAAGATAACCCCAAACAATTGACATTATATAGCCAAATTCTAAAAAAGCTACTCTCTTATATATTCTTTCTAAAAAAAAGTTACTCGCTTATTTTGGTTTCCCTCCTCACTTCTCTCtttgtatttcttcttctatctcttatCTTTCGTTCTCATAGTTTAGcaaaaattctttcaaattaTGCAAAAAAATCAGTGGAatgaaaaggtaaagttgatctcacataagagaaaatcagaagcctaagagagaaaaaatacattttaactttgtttttcttctctcttctttttttggtTAGATTGAATGAGTGGGTGTGATTGAAATTGGTTGAAAATATCTAAACGaggctatatacaaaatttgagcaagattatAAGTGATTTAGACTGTTTCaggtaaaaaaaaaatcagaccTAAAAATCCAGCTGCGATATGTGTATATCACGTTGTATATCGTGTACATCAGTGTATATCACACACATATTTTTTTTGGACGTCTGTGTATATCACTTTGTATATCGTGTATACAACACAAATTTTCATGAATATACATATGATATACATAGGATATCACTGatgcacatagagatatacaCGGGATACAATAGGGGATACACATGTGGAGTCGTCTTGAACTTGAGTTTTCAATATGAAATatgttatacaaagaaggaaaataaaattttaacatACTTTTTTTATATACACATTATTATTATGCTATACAttgtgatatacaaataatataattattaatgtGTTATATATATTTGGGTATACAGATAAaaacttaaaaaataattaaaaaatatttggaaGTATTTTCGGATACTATTGAAGGAAATGGAACCTAATTTCTAGGATGATGGTTGCTATGAGAGAAGAGAGAtaggattttaaatatattttgctatttttaagaaaaataattttgattgGGCTTATTTTTAGGATGGTGGTTGAACCATTAGAAGAGAAGGAATAACTTTAGGCTACCATATGCCAAATTCTAAAACATTGATTTTTTTATGCCAATTGTTGGACCTAGTTGTCATGCCATGCCAAATCCCCTTAAGTAGGTCGCAAAGATAATCCACACCACACCTATAGTACAAGTGATAATGAGAATGATACAATATAGTACACTAATATAGTTTAGGATTTAAGTGATATATAAACACTGAcacttttaaaaataatatatcatTGAGTTTCTTAGAAGCCAATTACAGTCAATCATCTCTATAACAGCCACGTTTATTccaatatttttttggttttatagTGAATAGATATTATATACCTATAACAATATTTgacgtttaaatattttttgactGTTATAGATAAGAATTATccaaaaatcaattatttttcctttttaatgttacatataaaagataagaaaattattcATATTTAAAATCTCAAAGGATATTCATATTTCACTAGTTAAATAGTGAAGAAAGCTAACTAACACCTCCACCCACGACCGTTAGGTCCAGGGTTCGAGTCACGGTAGAGGGGAAGTGTgaaaacactatagatcctcctaaattATGAGGGATTTTatataaacaaaaaaaaactaaacgtataaagatttaaactctaaggcAGACATTTTAAAGTTacctagaaaaataaaaaatttcaagaTTGATAGAAgaactttgtaattgtagctttttcgtagatttcattctcttactagcgatataatgcttgaattggcgaagattcgtgtccaaattttcagcaaaaaggCATCCAATAGCTTTCCCTTGAAAACAATCTAAGAGCTTAACAGTTAAATtttctatctaaatattttttaaaaattttccaaTGGAAAATATATCATgtgcaaatctcaaatcttatgTCTTGTGCAAGATAGAAACTTTGTTTAATGGAAAAGATTGTgtgcatatttttaaaattattattagtaATCTTAGTGATTCTATATGGTTATTATAGAGAGGTAATTTTATAAAAAGCGTTCTGCTATAAATGTGTATGTTGCTACTATAGATAAAAAGTTGTTATaaagaggtaaaatataacttaaaaatcGATTATGAGAAAAaattgacttttatagtgaatggttgttataTAGGGATGATGTTACACGTTACTCCTAATAGCACATGTACTAGTAACTGCAAAGTTTGTTAAGTGACTTGTTACAGAACAATTATAATTTGTGTACAACTGATTTATTATTTTTAGTACATAGGAAGCTTTATATAAATACGTTGGGCGATCAAAATCGATTGATTTGTCTGATTAAACGATTCCTTTAAGCACACAAATGCATAATTGCGAATACAAAACATATAATGGCTAAATTGACTCGCTGTTTATACGAACTTAGCCAATAGCCAATGAAAATTTTATATACACACTGCACGGTCAAAATCGATTGATGTTTGCTATTGACAAAAACGCCTTTGTTTCCTCCTTTTTGTCCCTCTATTTTCTTTTTGATAGAGAATTTGACAGATATGTTGCAGTAAACTCATGACAATGTGCAGTGTAGATTATAGCATATTGTCATCAGACCCATCTACTTTCAACTTCAGAAGCAAGCTCGCAAGGTAAATGGTTTTGGACTGCTTACCTATGAAAAGTTAGTATTCCTGCGCAGAGTTTGAGGTTTATCTATATCAACCAAATGTCCAACCAAAAAGGTGATTTGCAGTTTCGACCGAGTCAGTTACTATGTTGTAGATAAACCTGCTTATTTCTGCAAGACCATCAAAAGACATATCATGAAATATAGAGTAGTACCAAGAGATTTAGGAAAATATATGAACTTATCCCAAAATGACTTGCATAACTGAAATCACAAACAAAGTTCACTCCAATCCCAATGTGATAATTAGTGACTTAATTACTAGCACGTATAACTTAAGAGACCACAGATTTATTCAAATTTTTAAGGATCCGTGAGTTTCACCAAGAATTAGAGACACCAAAATACATACTGCTCATTCATAGCCAAATACATACTGATAAGAAAGTAAA containing:
- the LOC104101786 gene encoding T-complex protein 1 subunit zeta 1, with the translated sequence MSVKVLNPNAEVLNKSAALHMNINAAKGLQDVLKTNLGPKGTIKMLVGGAGDIKLTKDGNTLLKEMQIQNPTAIMIARTAVAQDDTSGDGTTSTVLFIGELMKQSERCIDEGMHPRVLVDGFEIAKRATLQFLEKFKTPVVMGNEPDKEILKMVARTTLRTKLYEALADQLTDIVANAVLCIRKPEEAIDLFMVEIMHMRHKFDVDTRLVEGLVLDHGSRHPDMKRRAENCYIMTCNVSLEYEKSEVNAGFFYSNAEQREAMVAAERRSVDERVQKIIDLKNKVCAGNDNNFVIINQKGIDPPSLDILARAGIIALRRAKRRNMERLVLACGGEAVNSVDDLTPDCLGWAGLVYEHVLGEEKYTFVENVKNPHSCTILIKGPNDHTIAQIKDAVRDGLRAVKNTIEDEAVVLGAGTFEVAARQHLINEVKKTVKGRAQLGVEAFANALLVIPKTLAENSGLDTQDVIIALTGEHDKGNVVGLNHHTGEPIDPQMEGIFDNYSVKRQIVNSGPVIASQLLLVDEVIRAGRNMRKPN